One Halosegnis longus DNA window includes the following coding sequences:
- a CDS encoding 50S ribosomal protein L37ae has protein sequence MSNSITGSAGRFGARYGRVARRRVAEIEEDMNADHSCPSCGEDRVNRKGTGIWQCGACGHKFAGGSYRPETPAGRTVRRSLRAALGDEE, from the coding sequence ATGAGCAACAGTATCACCGGGAGCGCCGGCCGCTTTGGCGCACGCTACGGCCGTGTCGCTCGTCGCCGCGTCGCGGAGATCGAGGAGGACATGAACGCAGACCACAGTTGCCCCTCCTGCGGTGAGGACCGCGTCAACCGCAAGGGCACTGGCATCTGGCAGTGTGGCGCCTGCGGCCACAAGTTCGCCGGCGGCTCCTACCGACCGGAGACCCCGGCCGGTCGCACCGTGCGACGGTCGCTGCGTGCGGCACTCGGCGACGAGGAGTAA
- a CDS encoding DNA-directed RNA polymerase subunit P has protein sequence MTYKCSRCKRDVSLDEYGGVRCPYCGHRVLLKERSRDIKTVQVN, from the coding sequence ATGACGTACAAGTGTTCCCGCTGTAAGCGCGACGTGAGTCTCGACGAGTATGGCGGCGTGCGCTGTCCGTACTGCGGCCACCGCGTCCTGCTGAAGGAGCGCAGCCGCGACATCAAAACCGTCCAGGTCAATTGA
- a CDS encoding KEOPS complex subunit Pcc1, producing MSRPHAATLVFDYADSTAARLVAASVEQELDDIGGDRTRATLTQSGASIEVRVTADDLTALRAGMNTWFSLVEVAESVAEV from the coding sequence TTGAGCCGGCCACACGCGGCGACGCTCGTTTTCGACTACGCCGACTCGACAGCCGCGCGACTCGTCGCAGCGAGCGTCGAACAGGAACTCGACGACATCGGGGGCGACCGCACGCGCGCGACGCTGACACAGTCCGGGGCGTCCATCGAGGTACGGGTCACCGCCGACGACCTCACCGCGCTTCGGGCCGGGATGAACACTTGGTTCTCGCTGGTCGAGGTGGCGGAGTCGGTCGCCGAGGTGTGA
- a CDS encoding prefoldin subunit beta: MQGNLPPEAQEKIEELQDLQDTAQQVAAQKEQAQTTLQESKTALETLEDLDEGLEMYREVGELLVETDYDDAYEALEEKVDSLEVRVETLEKQEERVEDQFNGLQSELQNMLQQGGGGPQGPQGPGGA; this comes from the coding sequence ATGCAGGGCAACCTTCCGCCGGAAGCACAGGAGAAAATCGAGGAGCTACAGGACCTTCAGGACACGGCCCAGCAGGTCGCCGCTCAGAAGGAGCAGGCCCAGACCACGCTGCAGGAGTCCAAGACCGCACTGGAGACGCTCGAAGACCTCGACGAGGGGCTGGAGATGTACCGCGAGGTCGGCGAGCTGCTCGTCGAGACCGACTACGACGACGCCTACGAGGCGCTCGAAGAGAAGGTCGACTCGCTCGAAGTCCGCGTCGAGACGCTCGAAAAGCAGGAAGAGCGCGTCGAAGACCAGTTCAACGGGCTTCAGTCCGAGCTTCAGAACATGCTCCAGCAGGGCGGTGGCGGTCCGCAGGGTCCGCAGGGTCCGGGCGGCGCGTAA
- a CDS encoding DUF3194 domain-containing protein, translated as MGNDEPTDEQVVETASDAAEGLVFSRYAQSDVRDLDVTVSFEDGVLDVDVYLDAEEHAAEVADEAARAARDAVDELFESGQEE; from the coding sequence ATGGGCAACGACGAGCCGACTGACGAACAGGTCGTCGAAACTGCCTCCGACGCCGCGGAGGGACTCGTTTTCTCACGCTACGCGCAGAGTGACGTCCGCGACCTCGACGTGACCGTCAGCTTCGAGGACGGCGTGCTCGACGTGGACGTGTATCTCGACGCCGAAGAGCACGCGGCGGAGGTCGCCGACGAGGCGGCCCGTGCCGCACGCGACGCCGTCGACGAGCTGTTCGAGTCAGGTCAGGAAGAATAA